One Telluria mixta DNA window includes the following coding sequences:
- a CDS encoding DUF4214 domain-containing protein — protein MTIFNVQNGTMSGGGAATADIEPPQLVSSPEDGTAITGDLVFTFSENIQADSGLLKLMSGGDVVFSGDVATSSVIHVAGNTLTLHLAKPLDYGTQYRIELDSHAIKDLAGNGMIYTSYTSFLTALSPTAINLSGDDDYDLLHGSELGDTLSGGLGNDTLDGHGGNDLLTGGPEGDNIWNDYDSIDGGAGDDTIDGGAGGDLLNGDDGNDLIHGGSNADQLRGGNANDQLFGDAGHDHLYGDAGDDTLDGGTGNDWLYDVSGRNVLRGGDGDDQLTASSSDYYGGTSSSTGTLDGGAGNDLLTGTDTADYSGGDGDDSFVIDVKSIQGPASSASGGAGNDTFTYRMYDHTTGHLVLTGGTGTDTYTPQSLAALPDSSARVAVTDFQLGTGGDLIDVRSLLPYDFSGNPFASGAIRLKADATGTALQTQVKLNDGTVVYQTMLHLDGIQPDQLDASNFVGGFNPDGSSKGLTLTGTSLTDELRGLQADDTISGLEENDFLYGGGGNDLLDGGKDDDYLDGQAGNDTLAGGDGNDNLHDEAGNNVFQGGAGDDSISALSPGHDSVDGGTGDDTISGGRGDTLDGGAGNDTITEWGGTVTRGGDGNDTIYILGDKDATTTVSGGAGADTFIPVNGVTGGTVTITDFSATAGDMLDLRPLLPLDFSGNPFGQGYLKAQQSGSDVKLYVDLDGGGNAYTLFATLTGTTLAALPASAFLDGYNPTGTSKGVTLTGTADADTLAGSALDDTLTGGTGNDILHGGGGDDLLEGGDETAGGGDILDGGAGNDVLHGGAGNDTLDGKTGNDTLDGGAGNDFLSDNLGVNVLNGGAGNDIIDDSTYQYGEHGHSTLDGGDGDDVLMSSRDGDVVHGGAGNDTIEASVTHLDSSQAFHLTLDGGDGADFISVSRAYTGDHDVVTISGGAGIDTFRISTSTPHGDAPVINDFKAGQGGDVLDVLAMLSSTPTVNPFGPQGVLRLVQDGTNTVVKLLATPSAKDGTILVVLQNVAIKDLTSDNFPLGIHPDGSSAGMTLQGSEGADTLQGGFLDDTIHGGGGDDHIYGSGGTNVLYGDAGADTLDGSFGSGPDHLLGGSGKDVLRGGGKDTLEGWDGDDSLEAVGGGNRLDGGAGHDRLNARNDDLLLGGEGNDSLQASGFGDTLEGGSGNDVLNAAISYGVTSGSASGTLVLDGGDGDDTFVFGVHVTNPTLIQAHGGAGHDTFTVMDVQAATVITIDDFQTGASRDIIDLTGIARTDTEGQSPFGAHGNLKVVQRAADTVLQADLDGNGPGGFTDVIILKNVDKSTLGAVNFWHGFNPDGSNTGANLAGTGGPDRGYGGFLDDTLSGGAGNDTLTGNLGNDSVDGGDDDDVLSDDGSYGTNGQYDYRLNGNDTLHGGAGNDTLTSSYGNDILDGGSGDDTLQIDVGFFRGADTVHADGGDGNDHIDVTVYYESRMDIQLSGGAGSDTFVIAAPPTANAITITDFQAGAGGDVLQAFNAGWTGTTPLAGDYYRLDQRGSDTVLVHDADGPGGTQTFHDLVILKNVDKSKLVADNLGGWPADGSTTGKVIEGTPVADAIEGTPLDDTIHGGDGNDAITGAGGDDQIDGGPGADLLDGAEGNDVVTGGPGNDSLEGGEGDDTVTGGDGDDLLGALLGGNDLVQGGAGKDHLIGVAGNATLDGGDGDDLLDAVNAADHAHLVLLGGAGNDTFRNLGNPWLSAVVTATGGAGRDVFEASVPGALYTITDFQAGANGDRIDIKLDLGTDKNPFADHHLLLRQVDNDVFLEADFDGTAGDGRFYHLVKLSNMTISQLTADNFVQHYDPQAAVTPTPPPTPTPTPTPTPAPTPTPAPPSQGSTQTGTTGTDQLPGTAGDDKLDGGAGDDVLHGGRGNDLLIGGSGRDTATYEGKATDYKVTHDAAGWHVTDQRSGGTDGADVLQGVERVTFADTTLALDTDGAAGQAYRFYRAAFDRTPDLPGLGFWIGAMDKGSSVQDLAAGFATSKEFNDMYGGASNADIVGRLYHNVLHRAPEQGGYDYWLGVLNDKKASLSDVLAAFSDSAENKDAVAELIASGILFTPWQG, from the coding sequence ATGACCATTTTCAATGTCCAGAACGGCACCATGTCCGGTGGCGGAGCCGCCACGGCCGACATCGAGCCGCCGCAGCTCGTCTCCAGCCCCGAGGACGGCACGGCGATCACGGGCGACCTGGTGTTCACGTTCAGCGAGAACATCCAGGCCGACAGCGGCCTGCTTAAATTGATGTCCGGAGGCGACGTCGTTTTCAGCGGCGACGTGGCGACCTCATCCGTTATTCATGTGGCAGGCAATACCCTCACCCTGCATCTGGCCAAACCGCTGGACTATGGCACGCAGTACCGGATCGAACTGGACAGCCACGCGATCAAGGACCTCGCGGGGAACGGGATGATCTACACGAGCTACACCTCGTTCCTGACCGCCCTCAGCCCGACGGCCATCAACCTGAGCGGCGACGATGACTACGACCTCCTGCACGGCAGCGAGCTCGGCGATACGCTGTCCGGCGGCCTCGGCAACGATACGCTCGACGGCCACGGCGGCAATGACCTGCTGACCGGCGGTCCCGAGGGTGACAACATCTGGAACGATTACGACAGCATCGACGGCGGCGCCGGCGACGACACCATCGACGGCGGGGCCGGCGGCGACCTTCTGAACGGCGACGATGGCAACGACCTCATCCACGGCGGCAGCAACGCCGACCAGCTCCGCGGCGGCAATGCCAACGACCAGCTCTTCGGCGACGCGGGCCACGACCACCTCTACGGCGACGCCGGCGACGATACGCTGGACGGCGGCACGGGCAACGACTGGCTGTACGACGTATCCGGCCGCAACGTACTGCGCGGCGGCGACGGCGACGACCAGTTGACCGCGTCCAGCAGCGACTATTATGGCGGAACGAGCAGCAGCACCGGCACGCTGGATGGCGGTGCCGGCAACGACCTGCTGACCGGTACCGACACGGCCGACTACAGCGGCGGTGACGGCGACGACAGCTTCGTCATCGACGTGAAATCGATCCAGGGTCCCGCCTCGAGCGCCAGCGGTGGCGCCGGCAACGATACGTTCACGTACCGGATGTATGACCACACGACCGGCCATCTCGTACTGACAGGCGGCACCGGCACGGACACCTACACGCCGCAATCGCTGGCCGCCCTGCCAGACAGCTCGGCGCGGGTCGCCGTCACCGATTTCCAGCTCGGCACCGGCGGCGACCTGATCGACGTGCGTTCCCTGCTGCCCTATGATTTCAGCGGCAATCCGTTCGCGAGCGGCGCCATCAGGCTGAAGGCGGACGCCACCGGCACGGCGCTGCAGACGCAGGTCAAGCTGAATGACGGCACCGTCGTCTACCAGACCATGCTGCACCTGGACGGCATCCAGCCGGACCAGCTCGACGCCAGCAACTTCGTCGGCGGCTTCAACCCGGACGGATCCTCGAAAGGCCTGACGCTGACGGGCACGAGCCTGACCGACGAGTTGCGCGGCCTGCAGGCGGACGACACCATCAGCGGCCTGGAAGAGAACGATTTCCTGTACGGCGGCGGCGGCAACGACCTGCTCGACGGCGGCAAGGACGACGATTACCTCGACGGCCAGGCAGGCAACGACACGCTTGCCGGCGGCGACGGCAACGATAACCTGCACGACGAAGCCGGCAACAACGTATTCCAGGGCGGCGCGGGCGACGATTCCATATCCGCTCTGTCGCCCGGCCACGACAGTGTCGACGGCGGCACGGGCGACGACACGATCAGCGGCGGCCGTGGCGACACGCTCGACGGCGGCGCGGGCAACGATACGATCACGGAATGGGGCGGCACCGTAACGCGCGGAGGCGACGGCAACGACACGATTTACATCCTGGGCGATAAAGACGCAACGACGACCGTCAGCGGCGGGGCTGGCGCCGATACGTTCATCCCGGTCAATGGCGTGACAGGAGGCACCGTCACCATCACGGACTTTTCCGCGACCGCCGGCGACATGCTGGACCTGCGCCCGCTCCTGCCGCTCGACTTCAGCGGCAATCCGTTCGGCCAAGGTTACCTCAAGGCGCAACAGTCAGGCAGCGACGTCAAGCTGTACGTCGACCTCGACGGCGGCGGCAATGCCTATACCTTGTTCGCGACCCTCACCGGCACCACGCTGGCAGCGCTGCCCGCCTCGGCCTTCCTCGACGGCTACAACCCGACCGGCACGAGCAAGGGTGTGACGCTGACGGGTACGGCCGACGCCGACACGCTGGCCGGCAGCGCCCTCGACGACACGCTCACTGGCGGCACCGGCAACGACATCCTGCACGGCGGCGGCGGCGACGACCTGCTCGAGGGCGGCGACGAGACGGCGGGCGGCGGCGACATCCTCGACGGCGGCGCGGGCAACGACGTCCTGCACGGCGGTGCCGGCAACGACACCCTGGACGGCAAGACGGGCAACGATACGCTGGACGGCGGCGCGGGCAACGACTTCCTGAGCGATAACCTGGGCGTCAACGTGCTGAACGGCGGCGCCGGCAACGACATCATCGACGACAGTACGTACCAGTACGGCGAGCATGGCCACAGCACGCTCGACGGCGGCGACGGCGACGACGTGCTGATGTCCTCCCGGGACGGCGACGTCGTGCATGGCGGCGCCGGCAACGACACCATCGAGGCCAGCGTGACCCACCTGGACTCCAGCCAGGCGTTCCACCTCACCCTCGACGGTGGCGACGGGGCCGACTTCATCAGCGTCAGCCGCGCCTACACGGGGGATCATGACGTCGTGACGATCAGCGGCGGCGCCGGCATCGATACCTTCCGCATCTCGACCAGCACGCCGCACGGCGATGCCCCCGTCATCAACGACTTCAAGGCCGGCCAGGGCGGCGACGTGCTGGACGTGCTGGCCATGCTCTCGTCGACGCCGACGGTCAATCCGTTCGGGCCGCAGGGCGTCCTGCGTCTCGTTCAGGACGGCACCAACACTGTCGTCAAACTGCTCGCGACGCCGTCGGCCAAGGACGGCACGATTCTTGTCGTGCTGCAGAATGTGGCCATCAAGGATCTTACGAGCGACAACTTCCCGCTGGGCATCCACCCGGACGGTTCCTCGGCCGGCATGACGCTGCAGGGCAGCGAAGGGGCGGATACGCTCCAGGGCGGGTTCCTCGACGATACCATTCACGGCGGTGGCGGCGACGACCACATCTACGGTAGCGGCGGCACCAACGTGCTGTATGGGGACGCCGGCGCCGACACCCTGGACGGCAGCTTCGGCAGCGGCCCGGACCATCTCCTGGGCGGCAGCGGCAAGGATGTCCTTCGGGGCGGGGGAAAGGACACGCTGGAAGGCTGGGACGGCGACGACAGCCTGGAGGCTGTCGGTGGCGGCAATCGCCTGGATGGCGGCGCAGGCCACGACCGCCTGAACGCCAGGAACGACGACCTGCTGCTGGGCGGGGAAGGCAACGACTCGCTGCAAGCCAGCGGTTTCGGCGATACGCTCGAAGGCGGCAGCGGCAACGACGTGCTGAACGCGGCAATCTCCTATGGGGTCACGTCCGGCTCCGCCAGCGGCACACTGGTGCTGGACGGCGGCGACGGCGACGATACCTTCGTCTTTGGAGTCCACGTCACGAACCCGACACTGATCCAGGCGCACGGCGGTGCGGGCCACGACACCTTCACTGTCATGGACGTGCAGGCGGCAACCGTCATCACGATCGACGATTTCCAGACCGGCGCCAGCCGCGACATCATCGACCTGACCGGTATCGCCCGCACCGACACCGAAGGCCAGTCGCCGTTCGGCGCCCACGGCAACCTCAAGGTCGTGCAACGCGCTGCCGACACGGTGCTGCAGGCCGACCTGGACGGCAACGGCCCGGGCGGTTTCACCGACGTCATCATCCTGAAAAACGTGGACAAGTCGACGCTCGGTGCTGTCAACTTCTGGCATGGTTTCAACCCCGACGGCAGCAACACGGGCGCGAACCTCGCGGGCACCGGCGGTCCCGACCGGGGGTACGGCGGCTTCCTCGACGATACGCTCTCGGGTGGCGCCGGCAACGACACGCTCACGGGCAATCTCGGCAACGACAGTGTCGACGGCGGCGACGACGACGACGTCCTGAGCGACGACGGCAGCTACGGCACCAACGGCCAGTACGACTACCGTCTGAACGGCAACGACACGCTGCACGGCGGCGCCGGCAACGACACGCTGACCAGCTCGTACGGCAACGACATCCTCGACGGTGGCAGCGGCGACGACACGCTGCAGATCGACGTCGGCTTCTTCCGCGGCGCCGATACCGTCCACGCGGACGGCGGCGACGGCAATGACCATATCGACGTGACCGTCTATTACGAGTCGCGCATGGACATCCAGCTGTCCGGCGGCGCCGGCAGCGACACCTTCGTCATTGCCGCCCCGCCGACCGCGAACGCCATCACAATCACCGACTTCCAGGCAGGCGCCGGCGGCGACGTGCTGCAGGCCTTCAATGCCGGCTGGACGGGTACGACGCCGCTTGCGGGCGACTACTACCGCCTGGACCAGCGCGGCAGCGACACGGTACTCGTCCACGATGCCGACGGCCCGGGCGGTACGCAGACCTTCCATGACCTCGTCATCCTCAAGAACGTCGACAAATCCAAACTCGTGGCCGACAACCTGGGCGGCTGGCCGGCGGACGGCTCCACGACCGGCAAGGTCATCGAAGGCACACCGGTCGCGGACGCGATCGAAGGCACGCCGCTGGACGACACGATCCACGGCGGCGACGGCAACGACGCCATCACCGGTGCGGGCGGCGACGACCAGATCGACGGCGGTCCCGGCGCCGATCTGCTGGACGGCGCCGAAGGCAACGACGTCGTCACAGGCGGCCCCGGCAACGATTCCCTCGAAGGCGGCGAAGGCGACGACACGGTGACGGGCGGCGACGGCGACGACCTGCTGGGCGCCCTCCTCGGCGGCAACGACCTGGTACAGGGCGGCGCCGGCAAGGACCATCTCATCGGCGTCGCGGGCAACGCGACCCTCGACGGCGGCGATGGCGACGACCTGCTGGACGCCGTGAACGCCGCAGACCATGCGCATCTCGTCCTGCTGGGCGGCGCCGGCAACGACACGTTCCGCAATCTGGGCAATCCCTGGCTGAGCGCGGTCGTCACGGCGACGGGCGGCGCCGGCCGCGACGTCTTCGAAGCGTCGGTCCCGGGCGCGCTCTACACGATCACCGACTTCCAGGCCGGCGCGAACGGCGACCGGATCGATATCAAGCTCGACCTCGGCACGGACAAGAACCCGTTCGCCGACCACCACCTGCTCCTGCGCCAGGTCGACAACGACGTGTTCCTCGAAGCCGACTTCGACGGCACGGCCGGCGATGGCCGCTTCTACCATTTGGTGAAGCTGTCGAACATGACCATCAGCCAGCTCACGGCCGACAATTTCGTGCAGCACTACGATCCGCAGGCGGCCGTGACGCCCACGCCGCCCCCGACACCGACGCCTACTCCAACGCCGACGCCTGCACCGACGCCGACGCCAGCGCCGCCCTCCCAGGGCTCGACGCAAACCGGCACCACCGGCACCGACCAGCTGCCCGGCACCGCGGGCGACGACAAGCTCGACGGCGGTGCCGGCGACGACGTCCTGCACGGCGGCCGCGGCAACGACCTGCTGATCGGCGGCAGCGGCCGCGACACCGCCACCTACGAGGGCAAGGCCACCGACTACAAGGTCACGCACGACGCCGCCGGCTGGCACGTGACCGACCAGCGCAGCGGCGGCACCGACGGCGCCGACGTCCTGCAAGG